One Litorilinea aerophila genomic window carries:
- a CDS encoding Crp/Fnr family transcriptional regulator, whose translation MPRQRQEAVSEPVMALWQSVPYFEGLDPQVIQELAQAAVRHACPAGHMIFTEGEPSTGLYLIEAGTVKISRFSREGREHILHLLNRGDTFNDVAALDGGPNPATATAFTDAVVWHLDRGSLRQAVDRHPALAWALIESMARRARYLLGLVEDLSMRNVRGRLARLLLEEASRHEADQVPRLLTQEEMASRLGTVREVVGRALRSLAAEGLIEFDRHRIVILDAAGLAREAEA comes from the coding sequence ATGCCGCGGCAACGCCAGGAGGCCGTGTCCGAGCCGGTCATGGCCCTGTGGCAATCGGTGCCCTATTTTGAAGGCCTGGATCCCCAGGTGATCCAGGAGCTGGCCCAGGCGGCCGTGCGCCATGCCTGCCCGGCCGGCCACATGATCTTCACCGAGGGGGAGCCGTCCACCGGCCTCTATCTCATTGAAGCCGGCACGGTCAAAATCAGCCGCTTTTCCAGGGAAGGCCGGGAGCACATCCTCCACCTGTTGAACCGGGGAGACACCTTCAACGACGTGGCCGCGCTGGACGGCGGCCCGAACCCGGCCACGGCCACCGCCTTCACCGACGCGGTGGTCTGGCATCTGGACCGGGGCTCGCTGCGGCAAGCCGTGGACCGGCACCCGGCCCTGGCCTGGGCCCTGATCGAAAGCATGGCCCGCCGTGCCCGCTACCTGCTGGGGCTGGTGGAAGACCTCTCCATGCGCAACGTCCGGGGTCGGCTGGCGCGCCTCCTCCTGGAGGAGGCCAGCCGCCATGAGGCTGACCAGGTTCCCCGCCTGTTGACCCAGGAAGAGATGGCCAGTCGGCTGGGCACCGTGCGGGAGGTGGTCGGCCGTGCGCTGCGGAGCCTGGCCGCGGAAGGCCTGATCGAATTCGACCGCCATCGCATTGTCATCCTGGACGCCGCCGGCCTGGCCCGGGAGGCCGAAGCCTGA